The following is a genomic window from Actinomycetota bacterium.
CCGGCATGGTGCCGACAGATTTCTATAAAGACCTGCGCGTCGGGAAGAATCTGGAATCAAAAGCGGCCGGCGTGCCCTACGTTCTGGAAGCGATCGGAGTACCGCTGGAGGAAGCCGGCCGGCTGGCCGCGCGGATCGCCGCGCAGAAGCCGGGTGAAAAAACCGGTCTGACTTATAACGCTTTCAGCGGGGGAAGAAAGGCGCGGGGATTGTTACGGCTGATTAAGATGCGACTGTCCGGAAAAATACAGGCATGAGGATCGCCGTTGTTCACGGCTACTTTCTGGGCGATTCGGGCAGCGCGGTTTATGTCAGGGAGCTAAGCCGTCAATTCGCGCGGGACGGACACGAGGTAACACTCGTCTGTCAGGAGCGGGCGCCGGAAACCTACGATTTTATCGACACATTCTTCAAACTGCGGCCAGGCAACCTGGAAATGGATGAGATCTTCTCGCGCTCCCGGCCTTATTCAGGCGCATGCCGTTTGGTCAGGCCGGACATAAGAGATAATCTGCTGACGTACGTCGCTTCATCGGACACAAGATTTAGGAACACAACGTTTCAAGAGGCTTCGGTGACGCTGATTAATGAATATCTAGAGGACAACATCACCGCGCTTAAGACTGTTTGGCAGACCTGGCCGCAAGATTTTGTTCAAGCCAACCATGCCATTATGCAGCCTTACGAAACCGCAGCCTCACTGAACGGGTCGGCGCCGTTTTGCGCGACCATCCACGGGAGCGCTTTGAATTTCTCGGTCAAAACGGACTTGAGGCTGGTGCCTTATTTTACGGAAGGCGTCAAGAAGGCGGCCGCGGTGGTCGCCCTGAGCGAGGACAGCGCCCGCGACGTAATTTCGTACGCGGCGGGTTTGGACCTGGATATAAGCGGGAAGACTGAGGTTATATCGCCGGGGGTCGATACGGACCGATTTAATCCGGATGCCGGGACTGCGCCGGCGGAGGATCGGATCATGATGGTCGGAAGGCTCTTGTGGACCAAGGGGACTCACTACGCCGTGGCTGCTGTCCCCTTGATCAGCCAGTCAGGCCGCGATGTAAAACTTACCCTGGCAGGCGACGGCCCGATGCGGAAACCGCTTGAGGAGTTTGTCGGCTTGCTGAATGAAGGCCGCCTCGCTGACGCCAGGCAATTAATTAAAGAGGAACCTGAGCTTAAGGCTTCCGCCGAGCATGGCCCTGTTATTCCGGATTTCGGTTGGGAGGAAGAGGAGTTATACGCCAAAGCGGCCGCGGGCAATATGAAGAATAGGATCCGGTTTGCCGGGCATCTGACTCACGAGCAACTGGCGCCCCTTATGGCGGGTTCGGATATCTCCATGATGCCAAGCGTGTTTCCGGAAGCCTACGGATTGGCGGCGGTCGAAGGATTAAGCGCCGGCGCGGTCCCGGTAGCCAGCTATCATTCGGGTTTGAAAGCTCCTCTTGACGTGGTGGACGCCGAATTAAAAGACCCGGTCTTAAAATCGCTTATTCCGGGCATTCCTCTGACCAGAGCATTGGCCGACTGCGTAGTACACGTTCTGGATCGCTATCCAACAAAAGACACCGTTTTCCGAAAAAAACTGCACGCGTTGGCTGAGAAGCGGTTTTCGTGGGCGAAAACATCTGAAACGTATATAATGCTGTTCAAGGAGTGATGCTTCATGATGATAATTATGCGGGAGGGCGCGACCGACCGCGAAATAGAACACCTTATTGAAAAGGTTAAAGAGCAAGGCGTCGATGTACACGTCAGCAAGGGCGCGTTCGCCACGGTAATCGGTTTGGTCGGCGACACGGCCAGGGCCAGGGAACTGCCGCTGGCAACCTTCCCCGGCGTTGAGCGGGTCGTGCCGATTCTTAAACCGTTCAAGCTTGTAAACAGGGAATTCCATCAGGCAGATACGATCGTAGATGTCGGGGGCGTTAAGGTTGGGGGCACTAATTTTGTCGTCATCGCCGGACCATGTTCGGTGGAGGGGCGCGACGAATACCTAAACATCGCCCGCTTCGTAAAACAAACGGGCGCCCAGATGTTGCGCGGGGGCGCCTTTAAACCAAGAAGCTCTCCCTATGCTTTCCAGGGCTTGGGTGAAGAAGGATTAAAGATATTGGCGGAAGCCAGGGAGGAAACGGGTCTGCCGGTCGTTACGGAGGTCATGGACGCGCGCGACGTGGACGTAGTCGTCAAATACGCAGATGTTCTGCAGATCGGCGCCAGGAACATGCAGAATTTTACCCTCTTGAAGGCTGTCGGCCAGGCCACCAAGCCGGTTATGATCAAGCGGGGCTTGTCAGCAACCATTGAGGAGTTTCTAATGGCGGCGGAATATGTCGTCAGCGGCGGCAACAAGAACGTCATTTTGTGCGAGCGCGGCATCCGGACTTTTGAGACGTACACGCGCAATACACTTGACCTTAGCTGCGTACCGCTGGTTAAGAAACTATCGCATTTGCCGATCATCGTCGATCCGTCGCATGGCGCGGGCCGGTGGGATATCGTCGAACCGCTTAGCGTCGCCTCGGTGGCCGTTGGAGCGCACGGACTTATGATCGAGGTTCACCCGAATCCGGAAGAGGCTTTCAGTGATGGTTACGAGTCGCTGAAGTTCGACAATTTCGAGAACCTGATGAAAAATGTTAAGCAAGCGGCCCGGGTCTTCGGCAAAGGCATGTAGCCATGCCAAAAATCCGCTCCGCCGCTATTGTCGGGACCGGATTGATCGGAGGCTCACTGGGACTGGCGCTTAAGAACACTCGTGCCGTGTCTTTTGTGTCGGGCTGTGCCGGCCATCCGACGACGGCCATAGAAGCCGTCCGCATGGGAGCCATCGACCGGGCTTTCAACACAACCGAGGAGACCGTCAAAGACGCTGATATCGTCTTTCTGGCGACCCCGGTTAAAGCTGTGCAAAAGGAAGCCGAAAAAGCCCTGAGCGCTATGAAACCGGGCGCGATTCTCACAGATACGGCCAGCGTGAAAGCCGGTATCGTCGCGGCCCTGGACAAAGCAGCCGCGAAAGCCCGCGTCAGATTCATCGGAGGGCATCCGATGGCGGGGAGCGAGCTTTCTGGTATAGGGGCGGCCAACAAAGACCTTTTCAGGAACGCCGCCTATATATTGACGCCGACCGAACAGACCGATCCGGACGCCTTACAGGAAACACATAATCTTCTGCAGACTTTAGGCGCACGCGTGTTCACGCTTAATCCGGATGTTCACGACCGGGTGGTCGCGGCTATCAGCCATCTGCCTCACGTTTTATCAGCGACTTTAGTCAATGTGGCCAGCGCGGAGCAGAGCGAGTTCGCTAATATATTCAAGCTGGCCGCGGGCGGATTTTACGACATGACGCGGATTGCCGGGTCGTCTCCCGATTTGTGGGTGGAAATAGTCATGGAGAACCGGAGCGCCATAAAGGAACTTATATATCAATATCAAGCAGAGCTTGAGACAATCGCCGAGTTGCTGTTAGCGGACGACGAAGAGGGTCTGCGTTTGAAACTAGAAAACGCCCGCCGGACGCGTCAGGATCTGCCGCGCCTGAAGCCGGAAGAACTTCCGCTTGTATTTGAGCTGACGGTAGCCGTACCCAACCATCCGAAGGTGCTTAGCGACATTACGATGAGCGTGGCGAATCTTGGGGTTAATATCGAGGATATCCAGATAGTTCATTCGACCGAGGCTGATAGCGGGATTCTGAAACTGGCCATCCTTGGAGAAACGGAATCTAAACGGGTCGCCGAAATTCTGGAAGCCAAAGGTTATCAGGTCAGCGTGGAAAGGCGGCTTAAATGACGCTAACGGTCCAGGCGGCTGACGGTCTAAAAGGCGAGCTTAACCTGCCGGGCGATAAATCAATATCTCACCGCGCGGTTATTCTGGGCGCGGTCGCCGACGGAGACACGACGGTTAAAAATTTCCTGAACACAGGAGACTGCTTAAGCACGGTCCGATGCCTGACCGATTTGGGCGTGGCGGTCGACGGAGTCGGCGGACAGGTTGTTACCATACGCGGCCGGGGACTTACGTCGTTAAGTGAGCCGCGGGACGTGCTGGACGCCGGCAACTCAGCGACGACCGCGCGCCTGCTAACCGGGCTGCTGTCCGGGCAAGACTTTTTTTCCTGCCTAAGCGGTGACGACAGCTTAAGGGAACGGCCGATGGGCCGGGTGACGGAGCCTCTAGGCGCCATGGGAGCGCATATCTCAGGACGGGAAGGCGGACAAAAGTTGCCGCTGGCCATCAAGGGCGGGCCGCTTGAGGCGATAGAATATAAAACGCCCGTAGCCAGCGCCCAGATAAAATCCGCCCTTCTGTTAGCTGGATTATACGCGGACGGCGTAACGACCGTGATCGAGCCGCACCCGTCTCGCGACCATACGGAGCGGCTTATGGAGGTCATGGGCGCGGCCGTAAAAACCGGCGAGAATACCGTCAGCATAACCGGCGGCAGAGCCTTAAAAGGTGTAACCGTAGAGGTGCCGGCAGACATGAGTTCGGCCGCCTTCTTTATAGTCGCCGCGTTAATAACCCGCAATTCCTCGTTTAAGCTAAAACAAGTCGGCACCAACACAACAAGAATCGGGCTGTTGGACACGCTTAAAAACATGGGGGCGGTCATAACCTATGACGCGATGTCCATGAAACAGCGCGAGCCGAGAGCCGACATAATAATTGAATCCTCACAATTGATCGGAACCAGGGTAGGGCCAGAGCTTGTGCCCAGGCTGATTGACGAATTGCCCGTCCTGGCGGTCGCGGCCACGCAAGCCGAGGGAGAAACCGTTATAAAGGGAGCCGCGGAGCTGCGAGTAAAGGAAACCGATCGTATCAGCGCGATTGTTGAAAATCTAAAGAAAATGGGCGCCGATATCGTTGCCACCAAAGACGGGATGGTTATCAAGGGGCCCGTCAAACTCAAGGGCGCGGTGGTAGACTCGTACGGCGACCACCGCATCGCGATGGCTATGGCTGTAGCCGGACTTGTTGCCGCCGGAAAGACGGTAATCGAAGACGACGCATGCATTGACATATCTTTCCCCGGCTTCGAGAAGGTGTTGAATAGTGTCCTTAGCTGATTGCGGAGGGCTGGAAAAGACGGTCGTAGCCATTGACGGACCGGCCGGATCCGGCAAGAGCACGGTCGCCAGACAGTCCGCGCGGGCGCTAGGATTCGACTATGTCGACACGGGCGCGATGTATCGGGCTATAACCCTGTCCGCTCTCAGGCAAGGTATCGATCCGGGCGACGCCTCAGCCCTAGCCAAAATCGCGAAGGAATCAATCGTCGCGTTCAAACAAACCGCGGATGGTTCGTTAAGAGTCACGTTGAACGACAAGGATATTACCGACGGTATCAGAATGCCGGACGTAACGGCTAATGTGTCAGCCGTCTCGGCGCATGCCGGCGTTAGGGAAGCCCTGGTGGACCGTCAGCGGGAGATGGCCGCCATGGCTTTAAGAGGCGTCGTCATCGAAGGACGGGACGTCGGGACGGTCGTTTTCCCGCAGGCGATGCTAAAAATATATCTGCACGCGTCTATCGAGGAGAGGGCGCGCCGGCGGCAAAAGGACCTGGCGCAAGCAGGCGTCTCAGTTGACGATGGTGAACTCGTCAAGCTCTTAAAGACAAGGGACAGGCTGGATTCGTCGAGAGACCTTTCGCCTCTAGCCAAAGCTGGAGACGCGATGGTAGTGGATACCACGAAAATGACGATTGCTGAAGCCGTGGGGCTGATAACCCGGCTGACCCAAGAGAAAAGGGGAGCCGTCTAGAGTGTTTTTCTGGATTTTTAGATCCATAGTCGTGCCGCTGACGCGTTTGTTTTTCCGGACGTCGGTAAGGGGGTCCGAAAACGTCCCTTTGACGGGTCCGGTCATGCTAGTCGCCAACCACCAAAGCAACCTGGACCCGGTATTTCTGGCGACCGGCAATCCGAGGCGGCTTTTCGCTATGGGCAAAGCGGAACTTTTTGTCAACCCTGTCTCGAGATTGTTTTATATGGGCCTCGGGGCGAGGCCGATCAAGCGGGGCGAGCCGGATCGGACAGGGCTGAAGACGATCCTGGATCTTTTCTATACCGGGAACGTGGTTATCTTGTTCCCTGAAGGCGGCCGCAATCACGAGCCTGGCCTCGGTCCTTTAGAACCCGGGGTAATTTTTATCGGCGATCTAACCGGTGTGCCGATTCTGCCGGCCGGCATATCGGGCAGCGGGAAGATCTGGCCGAAAGGTAATAAAGTGCCCAGGCTGCCAAAGGTACGGGTTATGTTCGGCCGGCCTTTCTACCTAAAAGACGCCGTCCCGCCGGCTTCGTCTCAGGCGGAGAAGAAAAAAAGAAACGAGACCGCCCTGAAATTCATCGGCGACCAGATCAAGGCGCTTACGCCGGACGCTTTCTGATATTGACAGGGTAAGGCTCTCTTGTTAGGATAATTCAAGACCTTTAAGTCCGGTCCCGCGAGGCCGGCAAGGAGAAACGAAACTCATACGGAAACAACGGTATGCCTTCTTGCGCTCGCCTGGGCCAGGGAGGCTTTTTTAATGCCGCTAGGGGGTGGCCGATGGGTTTCAAAGTAAGGGCGAAGATTCTGGCCGCGGACGATATGGACCGCGCGCTTACCAGGATCGCCCACGAGATCATTGAAAAGAACAAAGGCGCCAAGAATCTGGGAATAGTCGGACTGCGCACGCGGGGCATCCATATCGCCAAGAGGCTGCACGATAAAATCGCCGGAATCGAGTCTCTGGAAACGCCGATAGGCGCCCTTGACATAACATTTTACCGGGACGACATCGGCCAACGAATAAAGCCGGAAGCTTTTCAAACGGACATCCCGTTTGACGTTAACGACAAGCGAATCGTACTGGTAGACGATGTTCTTTACACTGGCCGAACGGTCAGGGCGGCGATGGACGCGATTATGGATTTTGGCCGG
Proteins encoded in this region:
- the aroF gene encoding 3-deoxy-7-phosphoheptulonate synthase: MMIIMREGATDREIEHLIEKVKEQGVDVHVSKGAFATVIGLVGDTARARELPLATFPGVERVVPILKPFKLVNREFHQADTIVDVGGVKVGGTNFVVIAGPCSVEGRDEYLNIARFVKQTGAQMLRGGAFKPRSSPYAFQGLGEEGLKILAEAREETGLPVVTEVMDARDVDVVVKYADVLQIGARNMQNFTLLKAVGQATKPVMIKRGLSATIEEFLMAAEYVVSGGNKNVILCERGIRTFETYTRNTLDLSCVPLVKKLSHLPIIVDPSHGAGRWDIVEPLSVASVAVGAHGLMIEVHPNPEEAFSDGYESLKFDNFENLMKNVKQAARVFGKGM
- a CDS encoding glycosyltransferase family 4 protein produces the protein MRIAVVHGYFLGDSGSAVYVRELSRQFARDGHEVTLVCQERAPETYDFIDTFFKLRPGNLEMDEIFSRSRPYSGACRLVRPDIRDNLLTYVASSDTRFRNTTFQEASVTLINEYLEDNITALKTVWQTWPQDFVQANHAIMQPYETAASLNGSAPFCATIHGSALNFSVKTDLRLVPYFTEGVKKAAAVVALSEDSARDVISYAAGLDLDISGKTEVISPGVDTDRFNPDAGTAPAEDRIMMVGRLLWTKGTHYAVAAVPLISQSGRDVKLTLAGDGPMRKPLEEFVGLLNEGRLADARQLIKEEPELKASAEHGPVIPDFGWEEEELYAKAAAGNMKNRIRFAGHLTHEQLAPLMAGSDISMMPSVFPEAYGLAAVEGLSAGAVPVASYHSGLKAPLDVVDAELKDPVLKSLIPGIPLTRALADCVVHVLDRYPTKDTVFRKKLHALAEKRFSWAKTSETYIMLFKE
- a CDS encoding lysophospholipid acyltransferase family protein, which gives rise to MFFWIFRSIVVPLTRLFFRTSVRGSENVPLTGPVMLVANHQSNLDPVFLATGNPRRLFAMGKAELFVNPVSRLFYMGLGARPIKRGEPDRTGLKTILDLFYTGNVVILFPEGGRNHEPGLGPLEPGVIFIGDLTGVPILPAGISGSGKIWPKGNKVPRLPKVRVMFGRPFYLKDAVPPASSQAEKKKRNETALKFIGDQIKALTPDAF
- a CDS encoding prephenate dehydrogenase; its protein translation is MPKIRSAAIVGTGLIGGSLGLALKNTRAVSFVSGCAGHPTTAIEAVRMGAIDRAFNTTEETVKDADIVFLATPVKAVQKEAEKALSAMKPGAILTDTASVKAGIVAALDKAAAKARVRFIGGHPMAGSELSGIGAANKDLFRNAAYILTPTEQTDPDALQETHNLLQTLGARVFTLNPDVHDRVVAAISHLPHVLSATLVNVASAEQSEFANIFKLAAGGFYDMTRIAGSSPDLWVEIVMENRSAIKELIYQYQAELETIAELLLADDEEGLRLKLENARRTRQDLPRLKPEELPLVFELTVAVPNHPKVLSDITMSVANLGVNIEDIQIVHSTEADSGILKLAILGETESKRVAEILEAKGYQVSVERRLK
- the aroA gene encoding 3-phosphoshikimate 1-carboxyvinyltransferase — translated: MTLTVQAADGLKGELNLPGDKSISHRAVILGAVADGDTTVKNFLNTGDCLSTVRCLTDLGVAVDGVGGQVVTIRGRGLTSLSEPRDVLDAGNSATTARLLTGLLSGQDFFSCLSGDDSLRERPMGRVTEPLGAMGAHISGREGGQKLPLAIKGGPLEAIEYKTPVASAQIKSALLLAGLYADGVTTVIEPHPSRDHTERLMEVMGAAVKTGENTVSITGGRALKGVTVEVPADMSSAAFFIVAALITRNSSFKLKQVGTNTTRIGLLDTLKNMGAVITYDAMSMKQREPRADIIIESSQLIGTRVGPELVPRLIDELPVLAVAATQAEGETVIKGAAELRVKETDRISAIVENLKKMGADIVATKDGMVIKGPVKLKGAVVDSYGDHRIAMAMAVAGLVAAGKTVIEDDACIDISFPGFEKVLNSVLS
- the pyrR gene encoding bifunctional pyr operon transcriptional regulator/uracil phosphoribosyltransferase PyrR, whose amino-acid sequence is MGFKVRAKILAADDMDRALTRIAHEIIEKNKGAKNLGIVGLRTRGIHIAKRLHDKIAGIESLETPIGALDITFYRDDIGQRIKPEAFQTDIPFDVNDKRIVLVDDVLYTGRTVRAAMDAIMDFGRPAVIQLAVMIDRGHREMPIRADFVGKNIPTAGKEEVRVRLVESDGADEVVVGEPDAD
- the cmk gene encoding (d)CMP kinase, giving the protein MSLADCGGLEKTVVAIDGPAGSGKSTVARQSARALGFDYVDTGAMYRAITLSALRQGIDPGDASALAKIAKESIVAFKQTADGSLRVTLNDKDITDGIRMPDVTANVSAVSAHAGVREALVDRQREMAAMALRGVVIEGRDVGTVVFPQAMLKIYLHASIEERARRRQKDLAQAGVSVDDGELVKLLKTRDRLDSSRDLSPLAKAGDAMVVDTTKMTIAEAVGLITRLTQEKRGAV